One Microplitis mediator isolate UGA2020A chromosome 3, iyMicMedi2.1, whole genome shotgun sequence DNA segment encodes these proteins:
- the LOC130665146 gene encoding transmembrane ascorbate-dependent reductase CYB561-like isoform X1, whose translation MSYDNYNYQLCQDMDQIGEPAAENLVGFKFLLGVTEVVGLVLIILMIIWTKNFQGGFAWTDNLTLQFNWHPLLMTIGLVFLYGNGMLIYRSQRTVRKRRLKLLHGGIMIFTLVLTVVALIAVFDSHNLKNPPTPNMYSLHSWVGLSSVILFACQWLAGFISFLFPGLHVSIRSAYLPIHVYFGTAGFVGVIASCLIGLNEKAFFALEPKLYSQFVPEGILINVMGLLFIIFGGLTVYLVSHTGYKRQPRTEDDILLTGRQ comes from the exons atgtcttatgataattacaattatcagTTATGTCAAg ATATGGATCAAATCGGGGAACCTGCGGCTGAAAATTTGgtaggatttaaatttttattgggcGTTACCGAAGTAGTCGGActtgttttaataatattaatgataatatggACTAAAAATTTCCAAGGAGGTTTTGCATGGACTGATAATCTTACGCTCCAATTTAATTGGCATCCATTATTAATGACTATTGGCCTCGTATTTTTGTATGGTAAtg gtatGCTAATTTACAGATCACAAAGAACCGTACGCAAAAGAAGACTGAAGTTATTGCATGGAGGAATTATGATTTTTACACTTGTACTGACTGTGGTTGCATTAATTGCCGTATTTGATTCgcacaatttaaaaaacccgCCGACTCCAAACATGTATTCATTGCACAGTTGGGTTGGACTCAGTAGTGTCATTCTATTTGCATGCCAA tgGCTGGCaggttttatttcatttttattccctGGTCTTCACGTATCAATACGTTCGGCATATCTACCAATCCACGTTTACTTTGGAACCGCTGGATTTGTTGGTGTTATCGCTTCCTGCTTAATAGGACTAAATGAAAAAGCTTTTTTCGCATTAGAGCCAAAATTATATTCGCAATTCGTACCTGAAGGAATTTTGATAAACGTCATGGGCCtactgtttataattttcggaGGTCTTACTGTCTACCTAGTGTCTCATACCGGATACAAACGACAACCACGCACTGaagatgatattttattaactgGACGTcagtaa
- the LOC130665146 gene encoding transmembrane ascorbate-dependent reductase CYB561-like isoform X2: MDQIGEPAAENLVGFKFLLGVTEVVGLVLIILMIIWTKNFQGGFAWTDNLTLQFNWHPLLMTIGLVFLYGNGMLIYRSQRTVRKRRLKLLHGGIMIFTLVLTVVALIAVFDSHNLKNPPTPNMYSLHSWVGLSSVILFACQWLAGFISFLFPGLHVSIRSAYLPIHVYFGTAGFVGVIASCLIGLNEKAFFALEPKLYSQFVPEGILINVMGLLFIIFGGLTVYLVSHTGYKRQPRTEDDILLTGRQ, encoded by the exons ATGGATCAAATCGGGGAACCTGCGGCTGAAAATTTGgtaggatttaaatttttattgggcGTTACCGAAGTAGTCGGActtgttttaataatattaatgataatatggACTAAAAATTTCCAAGGAGGTTTTGCATGGACTGATAATCTTACGCTCCAATTTAATTGGCATCCATTATTAATGACTATTGGCCTCGTATTTTTGTATGGTAAtg gtatGCTAATTTACAGATCACAAAGAACCGTACGCAAAAGAAGACTGAAGTTATTGCATGGAGGAATTATGATTTTTACACTTGTACTGACTGTGGTTGCATTAATTGCCGTATTTGATTCgcacaatttaaaaaacccgCCGACTCCAAACATGTATTCATTGCACAGTTGGGTTGGACTCAGTAGTGTCATTCTATTTGCATGCCAA tgGCTGGCaggttttatttcatttttattccctGGTCTTCACGTATCAATACGTTCGGCATATCTACCAATCCACGTTTACTTTGGAACCGCTGGATTTGTTGGTGTTATCGCTTCCTGCTTAATAGGACTAAATGAAAAAGCTTTTTTCGCATTAGAGCCAAAATTATATTCGCAATTCGTACCTGAAGGAATTTTGATAAACGTCATGGGCCtactgtttataattttcggaGGTCTTACTGTCTACCTAGTGTCTCATACCGGATACAAACGACAACCACGCACTGaagatgatattttattaactgGACGTcagtaa
- the LOC130665145 gene encoding chitinase-3-like protein 2 has translation MVNRIPVPQAKYELLTTVRQTNWKSPVVCLTFVFIVVGTLFAIRVCSDILTPRNLETGPLLEVIITTEDATIASWTRRARMYAESSKENQNADRNTTIVTSSSSFGSSPSSKILVCYYTLPRTMNTTKELSPALIDPNICTHIIVGFASVVNSTLSLGANTKIYYEISSLKKLQPKLKVMISAGGINELTQGFPEMVKTHANRKKFIRSVLNITKALNLDGLDVDWEFPAWLGNNERQKIWFVQLLQELRKEFDRSGRTLILSAAVAAPPAIVDESYFVPNIAEHVDFINLMAYDYHYYVWYLPVTGLNAPLYPRSSEMGYSATLNVNYSAHYWISKGMPCDKIVVGIPTYGHSYQLDNTENHGIMAPARGFGRLGVDGFVFYPMICWLLGIGGNKVYDEESQAPYVYRYDEWISYEDEASVTAKVEWIKANDFRGAMIFSLNTDDWSGSCTNIDGTTNETFPLTRILANSLFSTQNRLTSPGL, from the exons atGGTCAACCGAATTCCAGTGCCACAGGCAAAATACGAATTACTTACAACTGTACGGCA aacCAATTGGAAATCGCCAGTAGTGTGTCTAACTTTCGTGTTTATAGTAGTCGGTACTCTATTCGCGATAAGAGTTTGTTCAGACATTTTAACGCCGCGTAATTTAGAAACCGGTCCATTACTAGAAGTTATAATAACAACGGAAGATGCCACGATTGCTTCGTGGACACGCAGGGCTAGGATGTACGCCGAATCGTCGAAGGAAAACCAAAACGCAGACCGCAACACCACAATTGTCACATCATCATCATCCTTTGGAAGCTCTCCAag tagCAAGATACTGGTCTGCTACTACACCCTACCGAGAACCATGAACACGACGAAGGAGCTCAGTCCAGCTCTCATTGACCCTAATATTTGCACGCATATTATCGTGGGTTTTGCGTCTGTGGTGAACTCTACCCTCAGTTTGGGCGccaatacaaaaatttattacgaaATATCTTCGTTAAAAAAGCTCCAGCCCAAACTGAAGGTCATGATTTCCGCTGGCGGAATAAACGAGCTAACCCAAGGCTTTCCTGAGATGGTCAAAACTCACGCTaaccgtaaaaaatttataagatctGTCTTAAACATAACCAAAGCCCTCAATCTAGATGGACTGGATGTAGATTGGGAATTCCCAGCTTGGTTAGGCAACAATGAGCGACAAAAAATATGGTTCGTTCAACTTCTCCAAGAGCTTCGCAAAGAATTCGATCGATCTGGCAGAACATTAATTTTATCGGCGGCAGTTGCTGCGCCCCCTGCTATTGTCGACGAGAGTTACTTCGTCCCGAACATTGCTGAGCACGTTGACTTTATCAACCTAATGGCTTAcgattatcattattatgtaTGGTATTTACCCGTAACTGGATTGAATGCCCCGCTCTATCCCAGATCGTCAGAAATGGGCTACTCTGCGACACTTAACGTTAATTATTCAGCCCACTACTGGATTTCCAAAGGAATGCCATGTGATAAAATAGTTGTTGGGATTCCCACTTATGGGCACTCGTATCAGCTGGACAATACAGAGAATCATGGAATTATGGCGCCCGCTAGAGGGTTCGGAAGACTCGGAGTCGATGGTTTCGTGTTTTATCCAATGATTTGTTGGTTACTTGGCATCGGGGGTAATAAAGTTTATGACGAAGAAAGTCAAGCGCCTTATGTTTATAGATATGATGAATGGATATCTTATGAAGATGAAGCTAGCGTCACAGCAAAG GTTGAATGGATAAAAGCCAATGATTTCCGAGGTGCCATGATTTTTTCACTAAACACTGATGATTGGAGCGGATCATGTACAAACATTGATGGAACTACTAATGAAACATTCCCGCTGACACGTATACTTGCTAATAGTCTATTTAGTACACAAAATAGGTTAACCTCTCCGGGGTTATAA
- the LOC130664913 gene encoding uncharacterized protein LOC130664913, whose product MLKLFYLTIFVCLFKSTYSSVNSEVPCPRLELELEDGKREIKDVDAFIPLVDDMKASKENGTYYHLFGDEGDEKSIMYYVRCKEPEIHLTMSDLAELTNKLLMLREADRSLFHFAVNNCPNFLGNFKTYVLKSKIQLCYFPPDSL is encoded by the exons atgttgaagttattttatttgacaattttcgtctgtttatttaaatcg acaTATTCGTCAGTAAATAGTGAAGTGCCATGTCCACGACTAGAACTCGAACTTGAGGATGGAAAAAGAGAAATAAAAGATGTCGACGCCTTCATTCCACTGGTGGATGATATGAAAGCATCTAAAGAAAACGGTACTTACTACCATTTATTTGGAGATGAGGGTGATGAAAAAAGTATAATGTATTACGTTCGTTGTAAGGAACCGGAGATACATTTAACGATGTCAGACTTGGCTGAATTAACTAATAAGCTCCTTATGCTCAGGGAAGCTGATCGTTCATTATTTCATTTCGCTGTTAATAATTGTCCGAATTTCCTCGGCAATTTTAAGACATATGTACTCAAGTCAAAGATACAACTCTGTTACTTTCCTCCAGAttcattgtaa